The DNA segment CTTTTAACAGCTCGTATAACTGAGCTTACAGAGCACCTTAAAATATTCCAAAAAGACTTTTCATCAAGACTTGGTCTTTTAAAATTAGTAGGTCAGAGAAAAAGACTACTAAAATATTTCAAAAACAAAAACTACACTGCTTACTCTAAGCTAATTACAGAACTAAACTTAAGAGATAAGTAAAATTTTGGGAGTAAATCTCCCAAAATTTCTATTTTTTATTCGTCATCTTATATAAAAAACTAAATATTTCAGCAACCGCTTTGTATAGATTTTGCGGAATTTCTTGATTTATTTCAACTTTGCTTAAAACTTCTACCAAGTCTGGGTCTTCTTTTATTGGTATGTCGTGCTCTTTTGCTAGTTTTAAGATATTGTTTGCTATCTCTCCAGAACCACCAGCTAGAACCTTTGGTGCATTATCTTTGGCTCTGTTATATCCTAACGCGACGGCTTTTTTCTTGTTTATTTTCATCACGCTCTCACATCATAGCCCATTTCAAGACCATCAAAGTCCTTAAAACGCTCTTTTATCTCATTTTTTGGCATTACTTTTATGCTAAATCCTGACACCATAAGTCCAATCGCACTGATCGCCTGTTTTAGCTCTTTTTGGTTAGCAATTATCAAATCCTTAAAGTCCTTTTGCGCCGTAGCTATCGACACATCGATATATCGCTTGTCACTTAAACTGGCTAATATATTTATCTGTCCATATTGTTTAAAATTTAGATCTATTTGGGCGTAGTATTTATCTTTTTTACCGCGTTTAAAGGCAACTTTTGTGTCATCAACCTCGTCCCAAACATAGGGCAAGTAGGTCTGCACACCACCACTAAGGCTTGAAACTATCTGATGAAGCTCTATTTGGCTTAGCATTTTTGTTGCCATTTGGCTTATTTGCTGTGCATTATTTAGCGAATTTGCTTTATCTTGCAAACTTAAAAGTGTGCTTTTGATGTCACTATTTAGCGTTTTTGAGATCTCGCTACTGCTTTTAGTTTCTATGCTAGATGCGTCGTTTGTAGCTACATTAAGCTGTTTTGTTAAAAGCTTTAGCTCGTCTAAATTACTCTTTGCACTACTTGCTGTTTGGTCTATAAAATTTAGCGTTTGAGCTAGTCTTCTAGCGGCACTTGAGAGCTTCTCTTGCAAACTGCCATCACTACTATCTTTACTTATTAATCCCGTGTAGGCTTTTATAAGGTCAGTCTCGTTTCCAACGTTATTTAACCTACCCAAAGCCTCTTCTACGCCCTTTGCTATCTTTGTAAAATCCTTTAAATTTGCACTAAAGCCAGAGCTTTGATTTAACTTTTCATTAGAGACATTTTGCAAATTTTGCTTTAGGTTACTAATAAGCTCTGAAATTTTGCTAGTTTGAGTTTTTATACTGTCTGGCGTAATATTTGCTGATTTTTCGCTTAGGTTAAAATTTAGCTTGTCTAAAAATTTTGACATATTATCAAGCTTATCAACTCCAAGCAACAACAATTTTGCCGATGACGAGTTTAAAATTTGTATGGAATTTGCCTTTTCGTTTTGCAAAATTTCATTTAACTTAAAAAACGAACTTTTTGTATCAAGTGTGGTATCGTTTGCTAAATTTATGATCTGATTTAGCAAATTTTGATTTGATAAATTCTTAATATCGCTTAGTAGTTTTTGCACAGAAGCTGGGAATTTTTGCGGATTTAATGCCTCTTTTAAATTTGCCTCTAACATAACGCCAGAGCTTTTTATCTGCTCGTTTAATGGTATTGTTTTTAAATCAGCAATGGGTTTTAAAAACTCCTTTAGCTTTAGCGAAAGCTCCTTTAATGCCGGATTTTGAGCCACCTCATCACTAGAGTCTAATGCCTTTGCTAAAGCCTGAAGATCATTTGCCAAATTTGGAGCTATCTTTGCGTCTTTGGCTTGTTCGATAATAGTTGCTGTTTTGCCCCCAGAACTTCCAAGCTCATTCATAACGCGATTTAAAAGCCTATCTACGCTATCTATCGCGTCATTAACTCGCTGTTCGCTTATATTTTGTTGTGGTGGCTGATTTTTAAATATCGCGCCTTGTTGCTTAGGCGTAGAGCCACTTTGTATGCTGGTTTGATTTATGCCTTGAGAATTTAAACTAGCAATATCCATTACTCATCTTCTTTATCGATAGAGTATGTTCTAATAACGTGCGGTTCGTAATCCTTGCGATATTTTTGAGGAACGGTATCTTGAAACATCGCAAACAAAAACAAAAAACCTAAAAGCACTATATAGACATAAACAAAACCAAAAGCACCAAAAATACTCATCATAACACCCATTATGATAGCAGAAAGCAGTGAGCCAAAAGAGTAGCTAAAAAGCAACGCTCTGCCGACCTTTATACTTTCGCTTTTTTGCTCTAAAACGTCATTTGCACGAGCCAAAGAGAGTGCGTATAAGCAAAGCACTCCAGCACCCAAGAAAAATGACAAAACGTATTGGGCTATGATATTTTGATGAAAAAATAAAAATCCAACTGAGGCAAAAAATGAAACCAAACAAACTAGCATAATAGCTGGTCTGCGTCCAAATTTATCAGAAAAAGAGCCGAGAAAAAACTGCGATACAAAACCACCAAACATAGCAGAGGTCATAAAAATAGAAACCTCTTTTGCACCAAAATTTTGAAGCATTATAAAAAGCCCGGCCATAGCAAAAAAGCCATTCATCAATATCCCGCCAACAAAACTGCCGACCAAAGCAAGTGGCACAATAGAAAAAATCTTAGGCATACTTACTGGCTCTTTTTGGCGGATTTTTGGAGGATTTATGCGGATTAAATTTAGCGGTATGCTTGAAAGCAAGATAAAAACTGCACTCACTATGAAAATACTCGTGGTATCTAAACTTAGACCAAGTATTAATATCCCGCTTGCAAAACCGACATAAAATACACACTCATAAAATGCCAACACGCGTGATCTGATAGTATTTTTAGCCCTTTCATTTAGCCAACTCTCAGCGACGACTAAAAGTCCGTAATAGCAAAAACCAAGCATAATCCTAAGAAACGCCCAAAAATACAAATTTGAACTTAGGTTGTGAAGTATCGCACACATACCAAAAATAGAGGTAAAAACACCAAAAGCCCTAATATGACCGGTTCTTTCGATGACAGATTGCGAAAAAATCGTGCTTATCATCGCACCCACAAAAAAACAAGCATTAACAAGACCGATAGCAATTTCACTAACTTGCATCTGCTTTAAAAGCGTAGAGCAAGAGCTTACAACAAGTCCGTTTCCAACAAAAAGCAATAATATACTAAAAAACAGCGGAACCATTGTTTTTATCGTTCTTTTAGTGCTTGCCATAAAATCCTTTCGCTACTGCAAATATTAAAGTTCCAACAGGCATAGCACTAACGCCTGTTAAAAATCCACCGATACTTAAAATTTCGTGCCTTAAAAGCACCAAAAACGAGATAAAAAGCAAAGCATAAGCCACCAATCTATACGGAAAAAACGCTGTGCCTATATTTATATTTTTTAAACCAGAAAGAAGCCCTTCGCGTTTTAACCGCTCTTTTTCACTCTTTATACTAATCTCTTCATCTAAATCGTCATCTTCTTCGCTCTGCTTTATACTTTTTACAAATTCCTCGTCGCTAAGCTTTACAAGAACGTTTCTTTCATAGCTTTTAAAACTAGCAAGAGCGATAAAAACTGAGCAAAAAAATGCCGTTACTGAGCTTATTAAAAATTTTATTCCAATAAAATTTCCTATGCAAAAAAGCAAGATAAACATAATAAAATAAGCAACAAACAGCACTTTTGCCACTATTTTTCACTCTCATCATCGTCAAAATTTGTTTGTTTGTATCTATTTTCGTCTTTAAGCTCATCAAGGCTTTTTATTTGGTGTTTATACGCCTTATAAACGTTTAGTACAGCAGCTGCTATACCTAAAGCTAGTCCAAAAAATATAAAGAAATTTAGCCCAGTAAGACTTTTAAGCCAAAAGCCAAGCCCAACGCCAATAGTAATAGCTACGACTATACTAATACCAAGACTTAAATACTCGGCGACATCTACTACATCTTTTATCTTAGCCATTTTTAATCTCTAAAAACGCCTCTTTTGCCGCATTTATAGCAAAATCTATATCAACCTCGCTCATAGCATCGCAAATAAAGCCTGTTTCAAACTGACTAGGTGCCAAATACACGCCTTTTTCTAGCATTTTTCTATGAAATTTCGCATAGAGTTTTGTATCACTTTTTAAGGCGTCATCATAGTTTTTAACTGGATTTTCATTAAAGAAAAAGCCAAACATAGAGCCTCTAACATCAGTTTGCAGTGCCACTCCTGCGTTATTTGCTGCATTTTTAAATCCGTCCACAAGCCTTTTGGCTAAATTTTCAAGCTTCTCATATAATTTAGGACTATTTTGTATCTTTGATAACGAGGCAATTCCCGCCGCCATCGCAACCGGGTTGCCACTTAACGTCCCTGCTTGATAGACTGCGCCATCTGGGCTAAGGCAGTCCATAATCTCCGCCCTGCCGCCAAACGCAGCCACTGGCATACCACCGCCTATAACCTTGCCAAACGTAATAAGATCGGCTTTTACGTCATAAAATGGCTTTGAGCCGTGTTTTGACGCACGAAATCCGCTCATAACTTCATCAAGTATCAGCACTGCACCAAATTTATCGCAAAGCTCTCTAAGCTGTTTCAAAAATTTAGCATCACTTGGCACTAGTCCCATATTTCCAGCTATTGGCTCTATGATAACAGCACCGATTTGGTGATTTTTAAAGATATTTTCAACGCTTTTTATATCGTTATAAATTGCTAAATGAGTATTTTTAACCACATCATTTGGCACTCCAGCACTTGAAGCGTTGCCATAAGTAGTCGCGCCACTTCCCGCTTTAACCAAAAGAGCGTCAGAGTGTCCGTGATAGCAACCTTCAAATTTTATAAGACCATCTTTTTTAGCATATCCTCGTGCCACGCGAATTGCAGACATCGTGGCTTCAGTGCCTGAGCTAACAAAACGAATTTTCTCAATATCATCAAATTCGCTCACTATCATACTTGCTAATTTTGTCTCATTTTCACAAGGAGCACCATAGCTTAAGCCGTTTTTTACAGCTTCAAATACGGAATTTTCTATATCCTTATCGCAATGACCAAATATGAGCGGTCCCCAGCTTTGTATAAAATCTAAATATCTATTGTCCTCGATATCATAGATATAAGCACCACTTGCATTTTTTACTATAAATGGCTCTCCGCCAACGCTTCCAAATGCACGAACAGGCGAATCCACGCCACCTGGGATATATTTTTTAGCTAGTGCAAAAGCCTCTTTATTTGTCATTTTTTCTTCCCTTTTTTTAAATTTTCTTTTTTATCTTTTAAATTTTTAACATACTCATATATCAAACTCATCTCTTCATCGGTCAAAAAATACGTAGGCATCACGCTTTTGGGATTTAGTATGGCATTTTTAAATTTATCAAATTCCAAGTCATTTATAGCAGGAGTCCTAAGCTCCTCTTGTGTTAGTTGCTTTGTCTTTTTATTAAAGTGTTTATATGTTGATATGAGTATACCTTCGCCGTATTTTCCGTGGCACTTATCACAGCCTATACCTCTTGGATTTGAGTAAAGCATACTGGCGTGTTCGCTCTTTGTGATAAAATCGGCACCAAAAAGACAAAAGCATAACAAAACAAGGCAAACAATATGACGCATCTATCTCCATTTTTAAAACTTTAAATAAAATTTGGGTATGATACTATTTTTGTATTTAAAATAGCTTTTAATAAGGAAATTTTATGAAAATAATGGACGGAAAAAACCTTAGTGCCAAGGTAAAAGCACAAATCGCTTCTGATGTGGCAGAGCTTAAAAACTCAGGAGTAGAGCCTGGTCTTGCTGTAATCTTAGTGGGCGAAGATAAGGCTAGTAAAACCTACGTAAGCTCAAAAGAGAAAGCTTGTATGGCGGCTGGGATTAAATCAATAATGCATAGATTAAGCGAAAACACAAGCGAAAACGAGCTTTTAGCACTTATAAATATCCTAAATTTAGATGATAGCGTTGACGGAATTTTAGTTCAACTCCCGCTCCCTAAGCACATCGATACTAACAAAATTTTAAAAGCTATACGACCAGAAAAAGACGTGGACGGATTTCACGCTGTAAATGTTGGAAATTTGGTTAGTGGTTTAGATAGTTTTGTGCCTTGCACACCGCTTGGGATAATGGTAATGCTTAAAGAGTATGGCATAGATTTAAATGGTATAAATGCCGTAGTCATCGGACGAAGCAACATAGTTGGCAAGCCTATATCAAGCCTACTTTTAAACGCAAATGCAACCGTAACCATAACACACTCAAAAACTAAAAATTTAAAAGAAATTTGTGCTAGTGCCGACCTGCTTGTAGCAGCCATAGGAAAGCCAAATTTTGTCACAGCTGATATGGTAAAAAATGGTGCGATTGTGATTGATGTTGGCATAAATCGCCTTGATGATGGGCGTTTGGTTGGGGATGTGGATTTTAACTCAGTCGCACCAAAATGCGAGTTTATCACACCTGTTCCAGGTGGAGTTGGTCCAATGACAATTGCAATGCTACTTTCAAACACACTTAAATCAGCAAAACAACGAGCTTTAAAGGGTGTCAATTTATGAAAAATTTTCTAAAAAAGGCATACGAATTTTCTAGCTCTTGGACTGGCACGATTATAATAGTCGCACTTGTTATATTTTTTATCGCTCAAGCGTTTGTAATCCCGTCAGGTTCGATGAAAAACACACTTTTAGTAGGCGATCATCTATTTGTTAAAAAATTTAGCTATGGGATACCAACTCCTAGAATTCCCTGGCTTGAGATTAGGGTTTTACCAGACTTTAATGGCAACGACCATTTAATTACTGGCGACGCTCCAAAACGCGATGATATCGTGGTTTTTCGCAGTAAAGAAGATGATAAAATTCACTACGTAAAACGCCTTTTTGCCGTTGGTAAAGATGAGATTATTTTTAGCGAAAAGCAGACATTTTTAAGACCTCACGAGGGTGATGAATTTATAAAATCAAACTATAAACAAGAGGACTTAATCACCATAAACGGCAGACTTTTTGTGCGTGAGCCATATAAACACAAGGGCATACACTACGATAAAAACGTAAATATGTTTGACATAATGGTCTATGCCTTAAATAGCGGAAAACTAGCGATGAAACCAGTGCTAGTGCCTGAAATTTCGCCAAATCAAAACTACCCTTTTAACGCATTTTATTTTAAAGTGCCAAAAGATGAGTTTTTTATGATGGGAGATAACAGAGATCACTCAAATGACAGCAGATTTTGGGGCTCTATAACTTACACAAACGTGGTTGGTAAGCCGTGGTTTATATACTTTAGCTGGGATAAAGATTACAAAATACGCTGGGAGCGTATCGGCAGAAGCATACAGAGTGTGCAAGATAGCGAAAATTTAGTAGATATGGCGATAAAAGAGGATGAGATAGATGGAATTTACTAATATCGCCCAGCAGATAGTACCGCTTGTTTTAGCCCTTGTTATCGCTATTGTAGGGCACGAGATAATGCACGGCTGGGTTGCTTATAAATTTGGCGATCACACGGCAAAAAACCAAAATCGCCTAAGCATAAACCCTATCCGTCACATCGATCCTATCGGCACAATACTAGTTCCTGCTGTTTTATATTTTAGTAGTGGACTTTTGTTTGGCTGGGCTAAACCAGTGCCTGTAAATATGAGTGTAGTTATCAGAAACGGCGGATACAAGGCTGGAATTTTTGTCGCCCTTGCTGGGATTTTTTATAACATTTTTTTAGCCATTTTTTCTATTTTTATTCTTTTGCATTTTGGCGAAAACTTTAGCGAGATTGTGGTTAAATTTTTCTTTATTTTATTTAGCACAAACCTATTTCTTGGACTTTTTAACCTCTACCCCATACCACCACTTGATGGCTCAAAAGCACTAATTTACGTGCTTTTATCACTTGGATTTAAAGACTTGGCAAATAAAATTTACAGCCTTGAACGCTACGGTATGATAATACTAATCGTGATTTTAATAAGTCCGCTCTCAAGCTACTTTTTTATGCCAATTAGATATGTGTTTAAGATGTTTGTTGGTATAATTTAAGCTTTTAAGGATTTTTATGAAAGTAGATAAAATTTTTATAGCTTCAGATCACGCAGGTTTTGAGGTAAAAGAGCAGATAAAAGAGCTTTTAATGGGCAAATTTCAGGTAGTTGATTTGGGTTGCGATAGTAAAGATATTAGCGTTGATTATCCTGATTTTTCACACAAAATGGCTCAAAATTTGCAAAAAGATGATGATTTTGGAATTTTAATCTGTGGCACTGGAATTGGAATTTCAATCGCTGCAAACCGCCACAAAAACGTGCGTTGTGCGTTGTGTCACGATGTCAGCACAGCAAAACTATCAAGGGAGCACAATAATGCAAACGTAATCGCATTTGGTGCTAGAGTTGTTGGGCTTAGCGTTATTATTGATATGCTAGACGCTTTTTTCAATACGCAATTTGCTGGTGGCAGACACCAAAACAGAGTAGAAAAAATAAATTTCGGAGACTAAAAATGATAACGGAATGGCTTTTTACAACAGCCCTTGTCTGTATATGCATCTATCTTGTCGTTATGGTATTTTACTTTAAAACTCTACTTAAAAAAGAGAGAACGACAAAAGATTTTATGAAAAACAACCTTCAAGATACCGAGATAGTCATAAGAAAACTCCAGATTCAGCTTCAAAGAAGTCTTGGCAATATTGATATTTTAACGGACGAGCTAAATAAGAGTAAGAACGACGTAACGTCGCTTCGAACTAGAAACTCTCAATATCGATTAGAAAACGATAAGCTTCGCGGTCGTATCCGTGAGCTTGAAGGCAAAATCGAAGCTCTATTATAAAAGGACAAAGATGAAAATTTTAAACGAACAGGATAAAAAATACCTACTAGACTCTATCCGTGCGATAAATGATTTCCCAAAACCCGGCATTGTGTTTCGCGACATTACGACACTTCTAAACGACCAAAAAGCGTTTTCATTTTTAATGCAACACTTAACAGAGCGTTATAGAGACTACAATCTTGATTTTATAGTAGGCATAGAAAGCCGTGGTTTTATCTTTGGTGCAGCACTTGCCTCGTGCCTTGGCATAGGTTTTGTGCCAATTAGAAAGCCAAAAAAGCTACCTTATATAACAATTTCACAAAAATACACACTAGAATACGGCGTAGATGAAGTTCAAATGCACATTGACGCATTTAGGGATAAAAAGAACGCAAAAGTGCTTTTAATAGACGATCTCATCGCAACAGGCGGAACAGCAAAAGCCTCCATAGAGCTTATACGCCAAACAAAAGCAGAGTGTGTTGAAGCTTGTTTTTTGATAAATTTAGTTGAGCTAAACGGCTCTAGAGAGATAGAAAAGCTAACAAAAGTATATAGTGTTTTAGAGGTTTAAATGGAAGCATTTTTTATTGAACTTTTAAAAGAGTATGGCTATATAATTTTATTTATTTGGTGTATGCTTGAGGGTGAAATGGCACTTATTATGGCTGGAATTTTAGCCCACACAACACATATGAACGTAGCACTTGCCATATTTATAGCTGGACTTGGCGGATTTGCTGGAGATCAGGTCTATTTTTATATCGGTCGCTACAACAAAAAATACATAACAAAAAAGCTACACACACAAAGGCGGAAATTTGCCATAGCACACCTTTTAATGAAAAAATACGGCTCTCCAATAATCTTTATCCAACGCTATCTTTACGGGCTTAGAACGATTTTACCTATTAGCATAGGACTTACTCGCTACGACGCTAAAAAATTTGCACTTATAAACCTAATATCAGCGTGGGCATGGGCAGCGATTACGATAATTCCAGCCTATATCTTAGGCGAACATATCTTAACACTTCTAGCAAAAGCAAAAGAGCACTGGTACGTGGCCATACCAATTGCTGTATGCTTCCTTGGTAGTGTTATATATGCGTTTAAGCGTTTTGAAAATAACGTCCTAAACAAGAAAAAAGATATTAGGAAAAAATCATAAGTATGAAAAAGGCAGCGTTAATCACAGGCGCTTTTGGTGGCATAGGAGCCGCCCTAACTGAGTTCTGCCATATTTTTGGCAACGAAATGATAAAAAATGGTAGCGGTAAAATTTTAAACGTTTCATCAATGGCAAGTTTTATGCCAGGTCCTTTTTTAGCCGTTTATTACGCTACAAAAGCCTACGTGACTTCGTTTTCACAAGCACTTTTTGAGGAGCTAAAAGATAAAAATGTAAGCGTTAGTGTGCTTTGTCCGGGTGCTGTTAAAACCGGTTTTGTTAAAAATGGCAATTTAAAAGGAGTTAAAGCGTGGGCTTTTGCAAAAGACGCATACTCTGTTGCACTCTGCGGATATAATGCAATGCAAAAAGGCGATTTAATCGCATTTAATCAAGGTGAGTTAAAATTTGCAAGTGATTTTATCTTGCCATTTTTGCCAAGAAAAACGATACTAAAAATTTCAAGAAAGGTAATGGAGAAAAAAAGTGAATTTTAAAATAGAAAACAAACCTATTGATAAAATCAAGGCTGATGTTAGCCTTGTTTTTGTGGTAAATAAAAACCTAAAACATAAATTTATAAAGGACGATAAAGCCTTTAAATTTCTAGGTTTTGATGGTTCTGGGACGTGCTTTATTCAAGAGAGTAAGACGCTTTATGTGGGAATTTCTAAACTTGATTTTGAAGCATTAAGAGTTGGTTGTGCCAAGGCTTACGAAGTGGTTAAAAACTACGAAGTTAAGAGTTTAAAAATGGCGATTTACTTTGCTGGGTGTGCTAAAATGAGCCTTCAAGCCGCTGTTGAGGGCTTTATTTTAGGCTCTTATGAGTTTGATAAATACAAGGAGAAAAAGAAAAGTCAAAAGCTAGAAAGTGTGATATTTTCAACCGATGAATTTAATGGACAGAGCGTGGATTTAGAAAAAGCTAATATCGGCATAAAAAATGGGCAAATCATCGCAAACGCTACAAATTTCACAAAAGATATCGTAAATGAGACGCCTGAAATTTACACTCCAGCTAAAATGGCAAATGAGGCGACAGAGCTTGCAAAAAGCCTAAAAAACGTAACTTGCAAGGTTTATGATGAGAAATTTTTAGAAAAAGAAAATATGAACGCATTTTTAGCGGTAAATCGTGCAAGTGTGCATAAACCGCGATTAATTCATCTCATTTACAAGCCAAAAAATGCCAAAAAACGCATTATTTTTGTCGGCAAGGGGCTAACTTACGATAGTGGCGGACTTAGCCTAAAACCAGCTGATTATATGGTAACGATGAAAGCTGATAAAAGCGGAGCTGCTGCTGCACTTGGCATTATAAAGGGCGTTAGCGAACTTGAAATGCCGTTTGAAATTCACGCAATTTTGGGTGCTACTGAAAATATGATAGGTGGTAACGCATATAAGCCTGATGACGTGCTAATCTCACGAAGCGGTGTAACGATAGAGGTTAGAAACACGGACGCCGAAGGGCGTTTGGTCTTGGCTGACTGCCTAAGCTATGCACAGGATTTTAAGCCAGATATTTTAATAGATATGGCGACCCTAACTGGTGCTTGTGTGGTGGGCGTTGGCGAATATACGAGCGGTTTAATGGGTAGTAACGAGGATTTAAAAGAGGATTTTCGTAAAAAAATAGCACAAAGTGGCGAACTAACGACAATCTTGCATTTTAACGACCATTTAAAAGAACTGATAAAAAGCCAAATAGCTGACGTTAGCAACGTATCTAGCTCACGCTATGGTGGTGCGATAACGGCTGGACTTTTTCTTGATAAATTTATAAAAGATGAGTATAAAGATAAGTGGATGCACCAAGATATCGCGGGTCCTGCTTACGTGCAAAAGGCGTGGGGGTATAATCAATATGGCGCAAGTGGGGCGGGAGTTAGGATGAATTTATACTACTTAAACGAACTTGCTAGGGATTTAAAATAGACCTGCTCGTCTTGCTTTAAGTAAGGAGTTAGAAAAAATAGCCTGTTTGTATCGCTTCGCTATGCTTTGTTAAACTTACCTTTTAAATGCTCACGACCCATTCGGTCGCTCCGCTTTAAAAGGCTCGTCCGCCTCGCCTAGCTGTGCGATACTGTACGAATTTACGTTCTTTAAAGAGTGCAAATTTTAGTAAAAATATAATGTAAATCGCAAAAATTTATAAGCGGTTTGCATAAAATGCTATTTTTAGCAAAAAATATGAAAATTTTAAAACGCAAAGTGATGTGAGGTTTAGGCGAGGCGTAAATAAAAAAGCAAACGGAGCGACCTTGTCGGTCGTGAGTATTGGTTTTTTAGTTACAACAAAGCATAAACACTTAGCACAAGCGGTTAAAAATAAAGTATAAAATGCGAAGCATCGTATAGCATAGCGAGGCGAATTTAAAATTTCAAGCGGAGCATACACGTAGTATGTGAGCATTGAAATTTTAAATTCAACAAAGCTAGGCGAAGCGATACAAGCACATAAAAATAATAAAGGATAATTATGGGACTTTCAGTAGGTATCGTCGGCCTACCCAACGTCGGCAAATCAACAACTTTTAACGCCCTAACAAAGGCACAAAACGCCGAGAGTGCAAACTACCCATTTTGCACGATTGAGCCAAATAAAGCCATCGTGCCAGTACCAGATAAGCGTTTAAATGAGCTAGCAAAAATTGTTGCACCAAATAAAATTCAATACTCAACCATAGAATTTGTAGATATTGCAGGTCTTGTAAAAGGTGCAAGCAAGGGCGAAGGGCTTGGTAATAAGTTTCTTTCAAACATCAGAGAAGCTGAAATGATACTTCATATTGTGCGTTGCTTTGACGATGAGAACATCACTCACGTTGAGGGCGGAGTTGATCCTGTGCGTGATATTGAGATTATTAACACTGAGCTAATTTTAGCCGACATTGAGCAGTTAAATAAAAAGATTGAGCGTCTAGGACGTGAGGCAAAAGCCAACGCAAAGGGTGCAAAAGAGAGCTTAGAACTTGCAAATGCACTACTTTCACACCTAAATGAGAGCAAATCGGCAAGTAGTTTTGATGGTAAAGATAGCGAAATTTTCAAAGCACTTAATAAAGAGCTAAGATTGCTTTCAGCAAAAGATGTGATTTATGGCGTAAATGTTGATGAGGACGGCATTGCAGAAGATAATGCCTACGTAAAAGCTGTGCGTGAGTATGCGGCGGCGTCAAATCACGAGGTTATCAAGCTTTGTGCTAAGATTGAAGAGGAGCTTGTAGGGCTTAGCGATGAGGAGGCACACGAGCTTTTAAGCTCACT comes from the Campylobacter mucosalis genome and includes:
- the lepB gene encoding signal peptidase I, producing the protein MKNFLKKAYEFSSSWTGTIIIVALVIFFIAQAFVIPSGSMKNTLLVGDHLFVKKFSYGIPTPRIPWLEIRVLPDFNGNDHLITGDAPKRDDIVVFRSKEDDKIHYVKRLFAVGKDEIIFSEKQTFLRPHEGDEFIKSNYKQEDLITINGRLFVREPYKHKGIHYDKNVNMFDIMVYALNSGKLAMKPVLVPEISPNQNYPFNAFYFKVPKDEFFMMGDNRDHSNDSRFWGSITYTNVVGKPWFIYFSWDKDYKIRWERIGRSIQSVQDSENLVDMAIKEDEIDGIY
- a CDS encoding site-2 protease family protein, with product MEFTNIAQQIVPLVLALVIAIVGHEIMHGWVAYKFGDHTAKNQNRLSINPIRHIDPIGTILVPAVLYFSSGLLFGWAKPVPVNMSVVIRNGGYKAGIFVALAGIFYNIFLAIFSIFILLHFGENFSEIVVKFFFILFSTNLFLGLFNLYPIPPLDGSKALIYVLLSLGFKDLANKIYSLERYGMIILIVILISPLSSYFFMPIRYVFKMFVGII
- the rpiB gene encoding ribose 5-phosphate isomerase B, which gives rise to MKVDKIFIASDHAGFEVKEQIKELLMGKFQVVDLGCDSKDISVDYPDFSHKMAQNLQKDDDFGILICGTGIGISIAANRHKNVRCALCHDVSTAKLSREHNNANVIAFGARVVGLSVIIDMLDAFFNTQFAGGRHQNRVEKINFGD
- a CDS encoding membrane protein, producing MITEWLFTTALVCICIYLVVMVFYFKTLLKKERTTKDFMKNNLQDTEIVIRKLQIQLQRSLGNIDILTDELNKSKNDVTSLRTRNSQYRLENDKLRGRIRELEGKIEALL
- the apt gene encoding adenine phosphoribosyltransferase, translating into MKILNEQDKKYLLDSIRAINDFPKPGIVFRDITTLLNDQKAFSFLMQHLTERYRDYNLDFIVGIESRGFIFGAALASCLGIGFVPIRKPKKLPYITISQKYTLEYGVDEVQMHIDAFRDKKNAKVLLIDDLIATGGTAKASIELIRQTKAECVEACFLINLVELNGSREIEKLTKVYSVLEV
- a CDS encoding DedA family protein, yielding MEAFFIELLKEYGYIILFIWCMLEGEMALIMAGILAHTTHMNVALAIFIAGLGGFAGDQVYFYIGRYNKKYITKKLHTQRRKFAIAHLLMKKYGSPIIFIQRYLYGLRTILPISIGLTRYDAKKFALINLISAWAWAAITIIPAYILGEHILTLLAKAKEHWYVAIPIAVCFLGSVIYAFKRFENNVLNKKKDIRKKS
- a CDS encoding SDR family NAD(P)-dependent oxidoreductase — encoded protein: MKKAALITGAFGGIGAALTEFCHIFGNEMIKNGSGKILNVSSMASFMPGPFLAVYYATKAYVTSFSQALFEELKDKNVSVSVLCPGAVKTGFVKNGNLKGVKAWAFAKDAYSVALCGYNAMQKGDLIAFNQGELKFASDFILPFLPRKTILKISRKVMEKKSEF
- a CDS encoding leucyl aminopeptidase, which encodes MNFKIENKPIDKIKADVSLVFVVNKNLKHKFIKDDKAFKFLGFDGSGTCFIQESKTLYVGISKLDFEALRVGCAKAYEVVKNYEVKSLKMAIYFAGCAKMSLQAAVEGFILGSYEFDKYKEKKKSQKLESVIFSTDEFNGQSVDLEKANIGIKNGQIIANATNFTKDIVNETPEIYTPAKMANEATELAKSLKNVTCKVYDEKFLEKENMNAFLAVNRASVHKPRLIHLIYKPKNAKKRIIFVGKGLTYDSGGLSLKPADYMVTMKADKSGAAAALGIIKGVSELEMPFEIHAILGATENMIGGNAYKPDDVLISRSGVTIEVRNTDAEGRLVLADCLSYAQDFKPDILIDMATLTGACVVGVGEYTSGLMGSNEDLKEDFRKKIAQSGELTTILHFNDHLKELIKSQIADVSNVSSSRYGGAITAGLFLDKFIKDEYKDKWMHQDIAGPAYVQKAWGYNQYGASGAGVRMNLYYLNELARDLK
- the ychF gene encoding redox-regulated ATPase YchF, yielding MGLSVGIVGLPNVGKSTTFNALTKAQNAESANYPFCTIEPNKAIVPVPDKRLNELAKIVAPNKIQYSTIEFVDIAGLVKGASKGEGLGNKFLSNIREAEMILHIVRCFDDENITHVEGGVDPVRDIEIINTELILADIEQLNKKIERLGREAKANAKGAKESLELANALLSHLNESKSASSFDGKDSEIFKALNKELRLLSAKDVIYGVNVDEDGIAEDNAYVKAVREYAAASNHEVIKLCAKIEEELVGLSDEEAHELLSSLGADESGLEKIIRTSFAKLNLISYFTAGVVEVRAWTITSGWKAPKAASVIHNDFERGFIRAEVISYNDYISCGGENAAKETGKMRLEGKEYVVQDGDVMHFRFNV